One Maribacter sp. HTCC2170 genomic window, ACTGAAATGCCAACCCTAAATTCTTTCCAAAATCATAAATGCAATCTTGATCAGTCGAAGAAGCGTTTGCAATTATTCCTCCCATTTTCATTGCCGCAGCCACCAAAACAGCAGTCTTATATTCAATCATCTTTAAATACTCGGGTACTGTAACATCCTCACGAGTCTCAAAATCAATATCGTATTGTTGACCCTCACAGACTTCCAAGGCAGTTTTACTAAATAGTTGGGCCAATTCCCTAAATGTATCACTCTCGTAGTTTTCAAACAATTGGTAGGCCCTAATCAACATGGCATCCCCTGATAAAATGCCAGTATTTAAGTCCCATTTCTCGTGAACTGTCGGCTTTCCCCTGCGTAAAGGGGCATCATCCATAATATCATCATGTACTAATGAGAAATTATGGAATATTTCGATAGCCAAGGCAGCATCCATGGCATTTATATGATCTTTACCAAAAACTTCAGTGGTCATCAAGGTGAGTACCGGGCGCAATCTTTTCCCACCTAATCCCAAAATATAAGACATCGGTTTATATAGATTAAGTGGCTCTCTGGTTTTGGCGTTTTTTTCCAAATAGGAAATAAACTCAGTTCTATAAAAATCAATTGAATGCATTACCCTTGTTTTTGCCAAAAATACGTCCATTTTGACAAAACTCTTTTATCAAATTTGCATTAGAAATATTATTCTGCAAAAATAAAATTGCCAAAAAATGCAATAGTTTTGAAAAGCTGCGTCTTTAAGATTGAAGCATTGCTTTTAAGAGCATTGGAATGAGTGAAAAAACGGACAACTATAATAACCTTAACACCTTCTTTAATGAGGAATATCATTCATTAAAGGCATATGCCCGTTCCAAAATCGATAATGCCGCAGATAGGGATGCTGAGGATATAGTTCAAGAAGTAGCACTTAAACTATTTGCTAGGGCCGATAGTACTTCACCGATAAATAATATTGCCGGCTTTGTCTATAACTCCTTAAAAAATAAAATAATAGACATTTTACGTACTAAAAGGGAACGTGTTGAGATTGTAAAAGAATTAGAGTCAAAATTGATTGAATTCACAGAGCTCCTATATGGAGCATCGGACAACAACTATTCAGATTCTTTGAAAAGTGAATTGAAAACTGCCATTATAAATCTAAAACCGCTTTATAAGAACGTAATCCTTGCCATAGATTTTGAAGGTTTTACCTATAGAGAGGTTTCATTTGAAACCGGAATTCCCATAGGCACATTAATGTCTAGACGTCATAGGGCAATTGCCATATTGTATAATGAATTAAACACAAAAAGAAATATTAACTAAAATAAAAATAGTATGTCAGAATATATTGAACATAGAATTAAAGGAAACGCAGAAAGATTCTTCAAAGGATTTTTCAAAGTGCTAATTGGGGGAATAATAGTAATTGGTTTGATTTTGCTGTTTGGATACATAACGATGCGCCTATGGAACTGGCTAATGCCCGAGGTATTTGGGCTTACAACTTTGGGTTATTGGCAAGCCCTTGGAATACTGGTTCTAGCTAAAATATTTTTTGGTGGATTTGGAGACCATAGTTCTAAGAAAAGGGATAAAAAATTCAAAAACAAATGTAAATCCAAAGATAAAACTTCCTCAAAAAAAGATTTTTCAAACTGGAAATACTACGATCAGTTCTGGCAAGAAGAAGGCGAAAAGGCGTTTAACAATTATGTAAATCAGAGAAAAGAGAGTAATACTGAATAAGCCTAAACTACTTGTAATTAGAGCCATAAAAACTTTAATGTTAAAAAATTGTAAAACTTTGGAAACTTTTTGTGTTTTCTTAGTTTCCGTCCCTATATTTGCCCGCTAAATGCAAAAGAGGTATGAGAGAAAAGATTCTAGATAAGGCCAATGATCTATTTCTGAAATTGGGCTTCAAGAGTGTGACTATGGATGAGATTGCTAATGAAATGGCAATTTCTAAGAAAACAATTTATAAATATTTCAATAATAAAGAACAATTGATTGAAGCTTGTGTGATCAATATGCAAGATGCGATCGACAAGATGATAAGTGATGTTTCAACACAGGGAAGAAACGCAATAGAGGAAAATTTTGCAATAAAGAACGTATTTAATGATATGTTCAAGAAAGCCGAAACATCGCCTATGTATCAATTAAAAAAGTACTACCCAGCCATCTACGCCAAACTAATGCAAAGAGAGGCTCTTACTTTCAGTCAGTGTATAATGACAAACATAGAAAAAGGAATAGAAGAAAAAATCTATCGGGAGAATATCGACAAAGAAATCGTGACCAAAATGTATTTCACCTTGCTTTTTGGAGCCTATGAGAATGAAATGTTCAGTAATAAAATGCAAGATATTTTCTATACCGAAATGAAAATCCTAGAATATCATACTAGGGCTATTTCAACATTGTATGGCATTAGTATCCTTGAAAGAGAGTTAGTTAAAAACAATCAAAAAAATCAATAATGAAATTTAGAGTATTAATCCTAATCCTGCTAATCACAGGGGGCTTATACGCCCAAGAACAACCAAGTAGTTTTACTTTGGATGAGGCCATAGTATTTGCGCTCGAGAACAACTACACCGCCATTAATGCCGGTCGGGACATTGTGGATGCCCAAAAACAAAAATGGGAAACCATTGCTGATGGTTTACCGCAAATTAGCGGAGCAATTAGTTATCAAAATCAGTTGAAGCAACCTGTTAGTCTTCTCCCCGGTGAAATAATTGGTGGAGATCCTGGTACTTATATACCTATAATATTTTCACAACCTCAGCAAGCCTCAGCAACTGCAACATTGAGACAACAAATATTTGATGGGTCTTATATCGTAGGAGTTCAGGCAACAAAAACGTTTTTGAATTATAGTGCCAACAATAAAGAAAAAACAGATTTAGAAGTAAGAAAATCCGTTGTTGAAGCCTATGGAAATGTTCTGTTGGCCAATGAGAGTGTTTCTATCCTTGAAAAGAACCTGGTAACCTTGGAAAAAAATCTATTTGAAACTACCAAAATATTTGAAAATGGTTTAGGTGATGAAGAAAGCGTAGAGCAATTGCAAATCACACTCTCATCTATTGAAACCCAGTTAAAACACGCGATACGCCTGAAAGAGATCACTTTACAAATGTTGAATTTGGTTATGGGAATTAGCATAGACTCCCCAACCCAATTAACTGATAGTTTGGACAATCTTACATTAAAGAAAATAGATTTAGGTTTATTGGACAGTGCTTTCTCCATAGAAAATAATGTAGATTATAAATTGGCAGCCAACTTGAACCAACAACGAGCACTAGAGTTGAAGTTAGCTAAAAGTAGGGCATTGCCAACATTGAATGCCTTTGTCAACTACGGAAGTTCATCCTTTAGCGATTCTTTTAATTTTCTAAGTGGTGATCCAAAGTGGTTCAATTCTTCCATTATGGGATTTGATTTAAATATTCCAATTTTCAGCTCATTAAAAAGAAGTGCTAGTACACAACGGGCAAAAATTGCGCTTGAAAAGGCTAAAACACAATTCATAGAAGCTCAAGAACAAATTCGCTTGCAATTGGACCGTGCTAAAAGCGATTACATTTTGGCAATTGAACAATATGAAACTTCAAAACAAAATCTGGGATTGGCAGAACGTATTGAAAGTAAAAATCAAATAAAATATTTTGAAGGTTTAGCAAGCAGTTTTGAGCTGCGTCAAGCGCAAACCCAATTGTACACAGCACAGCAAGAATACTTACAATCAATGGTAGAAGTTATCAATAAAAAGACTGCTTTAGAAACAATAATGAACAACAAGTCTTAATCAATCAAACAACTAAACATCAAACAATGAAGAAGGTTATATATACAATCACAGCTACTTTACTCCTATTTGCTTGTGGATCCGATCAAGGAAAATCAATTGAGGATATTATTGCCCAAGGTGACCTTGAAGCAATTAGAGCTAAGAAGAATGATATTTCTGAACAACAAAAGACTCTCGAAATACAAGCTAACCAATTAGATTCTATTATTTCCATTCTGGACAGTAATGAGAAGCTTCCGTTGGTTACTACCTTAACTGCAAAAACGGAGAATTTTGTACATTATTTGGAATTGCAAGGTGCAGTTAAGACCAAGCAGAATGTTTTGGTCTACCCTGAAATGCCAGGAACGCTACAGCGCGTATATGTAAAGGAAGGGCAACGTGTCTCTAAAGGTCAAATCTTGGCAAAGATAGATGATGGTGGCGTGGGAAGTCAGTTAGAACAACTAAAAACCCAAGCTGAATTGGCCAAAACAACTTTTGAGCGCCAAAAAAGACTTTGGGAACAAAAAATAGGTTCCGAGATTCAATACTTACAGGCAAAAACCAATTTTGTCGCTGCAGAGAATACAGTAAAACAAGTTCAAAGTCAACTTGGAAAATCAACCATAAGGGCTCCTTTTTCCGGTATTATCGATGATGTCATCAAAGATCAAGGTACAGTAGTGTCACCTGGTCCTGGCTCAGAGGTTTTTCGTATTGTGAACCTTAGTAATATGTATATCGAGGTTGATGTTCCAGAAACATATTTGGGGCAAATAACCAAGGGCAAAGAAGCCGTAGTCTATTTCCCTGTTCTAGGTGATAGTATCAATACCAAGATTCGTGAAACCGGTAATTTTATTAATCCCAGTAACCGGTCTTTTACTGTCGAGATTCCTGTTCCGAATAAAAAAGGAAATATTAAACCAAACCTTACGGCTAAGGTTAGACTTAATGATTATTCAAATGATAATGCAATTCTTATACCCCAGAGTATAATATCTGAAAATGCAGTTGGTGACCAATACACTTATGTTAGTTCAGAACCTGATGAAAACAATGAGGCAATAGTTACGAGAAGCATTATAACAACAGGTAAAACCCAAAATGGTTTTGTTGAAGTTCTATCGGGAATAACCGATGGCAATCATATAATTCAGGAAGGCGCAAGAACGGTGAAAGACGGTCAAAAAGTAAAAATCCTTAAATAAAGACGTTAAAGACATGAGCAAACAGTTAAAAAACGCCAATAAGGAGTTTAGGCTTTCATCTTGGGCGATAGACAATCCGTCGGTTATCTACGTGATGATTGCAATCTTCCTTTATATCGGGTTCCAATCTTATAATGCAATGCCCAGAGAAGATTTTCCGGAGATTGTTGACACCAAGGTATATATAAGCACTCCATATCCAGGTAACACTGCCGAAGATATTGAACGTTTAATTACGGATCCATTAGAGGATAAGTTAAAGAACGTGAGTAATGTAGTTGACATAATATCTACTTCACAAGAAGATTATTCTATTATCACCGTAGAATTTGATGAGGATATTACTATACAAGAGGCTAAACAAAAAGTTAAGGATGAAGTTGATGGGGAAAAGGCCAGTGAGGATTGGCCTACATTCAACAACGCCAAGGTAGAACCTAATGTTTTTGATTTAAGCTTATCTGAATCTTTTCCAATCATGAACGTAAGTTTTACGGGAGATTACCCTACTGAAAAACTCAAGGAATTTGCCGAACATTTACAAGATGAAATTGAAGATCTACCAGAGATTAAAGAAGTAGATATTCGTGGTGCGCAAGAAAAAGAGGTTGAGGTTGCTGTGGACATACATCGGATGATGGCGGCCAAAGTTAGCTTTCAAGATGTATTAAGTGCTATTGGAAATGGTAACATGACCATGTCGGCAGGTAATTTGAAAACTAGTGGTCAACGACGTACAATTCGCATAATGGGTGAAATTGAAAACCCAAAAAAGTTGGATGAATTTGTTGTTAAATCTGAAAATGGGGCGGTCTATCTAAAAGATATAGCAGAAGTAACATTCGAAGAAGAAGACAAAACCACCTTCGCAAGAGAATTTGGAGAAAACGTTGTCATGCTAGACATTAAAAAACGTGCTGGCAAAAACATGATTGCCGCTTCTGATAAAATCAAGGACTTGGTCAAAGATCAAGCGGAGAATTATTATCCAGCCGATTTATCAATATCAATTGCAAACGATTCTTCAGAAAGAACTTTGAATCAAGTAGATGATTTAGTGAACAATATCATTTTCGGAATTCTTCTAGTAGTAACAGTACTTATGTTCTTCCTAGGCTTTCGTAATGCTCTGTTTGTTGGTTTCGCCATCCCAATGTCCATGTTCATGTCATTTATGATATTATCAATGTTGGGATATACATTGAATACCATGATATTATTTGGAATGATAATGGGACTGGGAATGTTAGTGGATAATGGCATAGTGGTTGTTGAAAACGTATATCGTCTTATGAGCGAAGGGATGCCACGCATAGAAGCCACTAAAAAAGGAATTGGGGAAATCGCATTCCCAATTATTATCTCAACAGCTACCACGGTTGCTGCATTTATACCATTGGGATTATGGCCTGGTATTTTTGGTCAATTCATGATTTTAATGCCAATTACCTTGTCTGTAGTTTTAGGTTCTTCGTTGTTCGTTGCAATTTTTATGAACT contains:
- a CDS encoding polyprenyl synthetase family protein, encoding MHSIDFYRTEFISYLEKNAKTREPLNLYKPMSYILGLGGKRLRPVLTLMTTEVFGKDHINAMDAALAIEIFHNFSLVHDDIMDDAPLRRGKPTVHEKWDLNTGILSGDAMLIRAYQLFENYESDTFRELAQLFSKTALEVCEGQQYDIDFETREDVTVPEYLKMIEYKTAVLVAAAMKMGGIIANASSTDQDCIYDFGKNLGLAFQLQDDYLDAFGDPKTFGKQVGGDIIENKKTVLYLAALENGDEEQKNELLDLYSIQPKDPSEKVEAIKEMFHSTGAVKHTKSQIEFYTKKAFGKLNSLDISNEKKELLRGFGESLMQREV
- a CDS encoding RNA polymerase sigma factor; the encoded protein is MSEKTDNYNNLNTFFNEEYHSLKAYARSKIDNAADRDAEDIVQEVALKLFARADSTSPINNIAGFVYNSLKNKIIDILRTKRERVEIVKELESKLIEFTELLYGASDNNYSDSLKSELKTAIINLKPLYKNVILAIDFEGFTYREVSFETGIPIGTLMSRRHRAIAILYNELNTKRNIN
- a CDS encoding TetR/AcrR family transcriptional regulator, coding for MREKILDKANDLFLKLGFKSVTMDEIANEMAISKKTIYKYFNNKEQLIEACVINMQDAIDKMISDVSTQGRNAIEENFAIKNVFNDMFKKAETSPMYQLKKYYPAIYAKLMQREALTFSQCIMTNIEKGIEEKIYRENIDKEIVTKMYFTLLFGAYENEMFSNKMQDIFYTEMKILEYHTRAISTLYGISILERELVKNNQKNQ
- a CDS encoding TolC family protein — protein: MKFRVLILILLITGGLYAQEQPSSFTLDEAIVFALENNYTAINAGRDIVDAQKQKWETIADGLPQISGAISYQNQLKQPVSLLPGEIIGGDPGTYIPIIFSQPQQASATATLRQQIFDGSYIVGVQATKTFLNYSANNKEKTDLEVRKSVVEAYGNVLLANESVSILEKNLVTLEKNLFETTKIFENGLGDEESVEQLQITLSSIETQLKHAIRLKEITLQMLNLVMGISIDSPTQLTDSLDNLTLKKIDLGLLDSAFSIENNVDYKLAANLNQQRALELKLAKSRALPTLNAFVNYGSSSFSDSFNFLSGDPKWFNSSIMGFDLNIPIFSSLKRSASTQRAKIALEKAKTQFIEAQEQIRLQLDRAKSDYILAIEQYETSKQNLGLAERIESKNQIKYFEGLASSFELRQAQTQLYTAQQEYLQSMVEVINKKTALETIMNNKS
- a CDS encoding efflux RND transporter periplasmic adaptor subunit; this translates as MKKVIYTITATLLLFACGSDQGKSIEDIIAQGDLEAIRAKKNDISEQQKTLEIQANQLDSIISILDSNEKLPLVTTLTAKTENFVHYLELQGAVKTKQNVLVYPEMPGTLQRVYVKEGQRVSKGQILAKIDDGGVGSQLEQLKTQAELAKTTFERQKRLWEQKIGSEIQYLQAKTNFVAAENTVKQVQSQLGKSTIRAPFSGIIDDVIKDQGTVVSPGPGSEVFRIVNLSNMYIEVDVPETYLGQITKGKEAVVYFPVLGDSINTKIRETGNFINPSNRSFTVEIPVPNKKGNIKPNLTAKVRLNDYSNDNAILIPQSIISENAVGDQYTYVSSEPDENNEAIVTRSIITTGKTQNGFVEVLSGITDGNHIIQEGARTVKDGQKVKILK